In Paralcaligenes sp. KSB-10, the following are encoded in one genomic region:
- a CDS encoding chloride channel protein, translated as MSILFPLRQAYSSLRQAARRKTRQLRRLSRKTLQLTLLLGGSALVALVSLGFARLADLALHLNGSWMARWPWLGWILLPFGMALIRWLTMRFAPNSAGSGIPQVIASLSLPPSPGRRQLTSLAQAVWKIPLTFAGLMFGASIGREGPSVQVGAAVMLAWGSFWQRMGVPLKGFQVNELIAAGAAGGLAAAFNAPLAGVIFAIEELGRGTALRWHRLVLIGVLASGFLVVALVGNNPYFGTFSGHALNKNMLLWTLTCGLACGILGGLFSQLLGKGPASFAPARWRNWIRRHPVCLAFIMGLAVAVLGLLTHNSVYGTGYAHASEALAGHPPEVPGFGVGKLLATVASYWAGIPGGIFTPALTAGAGIGAQLGELAGAAVDPRVLVLISMAAFLAAATQAPLTASVVVMEMTGSQPMLFWLLVGSLFASIVSRQFGPHAFYHNAAGRYRHRAHEYNQSMKAPASNTPAVRTGAATDRSVDELRADSGKPG; from the coding sequence ATGAGCATTCTCTTTCCTTTGCGGCAAGCCTATTCGAGCCTGCGCCAGGCCGCCCGGCGCAAGACCCGCCAGTTGCGGCGCCTGTCGCGCAAAACCTTGCAGCTCACCCTGCTGCTGGGCGGCTCCGCTCTGGTTGCCCTGGTCTCTCTGGGTTTTGCCAGGTTGGCAGACCTGGCTTTGCATTTGAACGGAAGTTGGATGGCCAGATGGCCCTGGCTGGGGTGGATACTATTGCCCTTTGGCATGGCATTGATCCGTTGGCTGACCATGCGTTTCGCTCCTAACTCGGCCGGCAGCGGAATTCCCCAGGTAATTGCTTCGCTTTCCCTGCCGCCGAGTCCCGGACGACGGCAATTGACGTCGCTGGCGCAGGCCGTATGGAAGATTCCACTGACGTTTGCCGGCCTGATGTTCGGAGCCTCGATCGGCCGGGAAGGGCCTTCGGTGCAGGTAGGGGCGGCCGTCATGCTGGCCTGGGGCAGTTTCTGGCAAAGAATGGGAGTTCCGCTCAAGGGGTTTCAAGTCAATGAGTTGATTGCCGCGGGAGCGGCAGGGGGCTTGGCGGCGGCGTTCAATGCGCCGTTGGCGGGCGTGATCTTCGCCATTGAAGAATTGGGCAGGGGCACGGCCCTGCGCTGGCACCGGCTGGTCCTGATCGGGGTGCTGGCGTCGGGTTTCCTGGTCGTGGCGCTGGTGGGCAACAATCCTTATTTCGGCACGTTCTCCGGCCACGCCCTGAACAAGAACATGCTGCTCTGGACCCTGACTTGCGGCTTGGCCTGCGGAATTCTGGGAGGCCTGTTTTCCCAACTGCTGGGCAAAGGGCCGGCGTCGTTCGCGCCAGCCCGCTGGCGCAACTGGATTCGGCGCCATCCGGTTTGCCTGGCGTTCATCATGGGACTGGCGGTGGCGGTGCTCGGTTTACTGACTCATAATTCGGTCTACGGAACAGGATACGCACATGCCTCGGAGGCATTGGCCGGGCATCCGCCCGAGGTCCCAGGCTTTGGGGTAGGCAAACTGCTGGCCACTGTTGCTTCTTATTGGGCTGGAATCCCCGGCGGGATTTTTACCCCGGCCCTGACGGCGGGAGCGGGCATAGGCGCTCAATTGGGCGAGCTTGCGGGCGCGGCGGTCGATCCGCGCGTACTGGTGCTTATATCGATGGCTGCCTTTTTGGCCGCCGCCACGCAGGCTCCCCTGACAGCCAGCGTGGTGGTCATGGAAATGACGGGCAGCCAGCCTATGCTGTTCTGGCTGCTCGTAGGCTCCTTGTTTGCGTCCATTGTGTCGCGGCAGTTCGGCCCGCATGCGTTTTACCACAATGCCGCCGGCCGTTATCGGCATCGCGCTCACGAGTACAACCAATCCATGAAGGCGCCGGCATCGAATACCCCCGCAGTGCGAACCGGGGCGGCGACTGACCGTAGCGTGGACGAGCTCCGGGCTGATTCCGGAAAACCGGGCTGA
- the xseA gene encoding exodeoxyribonuclease VII large subunit has protein sequence MYTDNPVLARDPILSVSQLNQQVGQLLAGHFSQIWVRGEISNFTQAASGHWYFTIKDERSAVRAVMFRGRAQSVGFVPKAGERFEFRASVTLYEARGDYQLQVEALRRAGRGDLHEAFLMLKDKLAAEGLFDADRKRPIKTMPRAIGVVTSLAAAALHDVLSAMARRAPHVQVIVYPAPVQGQDAAGKLRQSLSVACERNEVDTLLLVRGGGSLEDLWSFNDEALARLIASSPIPVISGVGHETDFTIADFVADLRAPTPTAAAELCCQARQECLAQVRSALATLTAQQHRLLERAALRLDRAVAMLASPQQRLAQQGERLQVLMNRLVRVATGLSERPAARLGQLQGRLAHAEPDVVRRRHDLGQYASRLSRSGQGMLVRQQARLAAAAQTLEALNPRKILGRGYAIVRNQQGALVKDASALSPGEHLQLELSQGGAEVAVLQAHGLI, from the coding sequence ATGTATACAGATAATCCGGTTTTAGCTCGCGATCCCATCCTGTCGGTGTCCCAACTCAACCAGCAGGTCGGGCAGTTGCTCGCCGGGCATTTTTCGCAAATATGGGTAAGGGGGGAGATATCGAACTTTACCCAGGCGGCGTCGGGGCATTGGTACTTTACGATCAAGGATGAGCGATCCGCCGTACGGGCTGTCATGTTTCGTGGCCGGGCCCAGAGTGTGGGTTTTGTGCCAAAGGCCGGGGAACGATTCGAATTTCGCGCCAGCGTGACTTTGTACGAGGCCCGCGGCGACTATCAGTTGCAGGTCGAAGCGCTGAGGCGCGCCGGCCGGGGTGACCTGCATGAAGCTTTTTTAATGCTCAAGGACAAGTTGGCGGCCGAAGGCCTGTTCGATGCGGATCGCAAGCGTCCGATCAAAACCATGCCTCGCGCAATCGGCGTGGTCACCTCGCTGGCCGCGGCAGCCTTGCACGACGTCCTGTCGGCCATGGCGCGCCGCGCGCCGCACGTTCAGGTTATTGTCTATCCGGCGCCGGTGCAGGGCCAGGATGCCGCCGGGAAACTCAGGCAGTCGCTGAGCGTCGCCTGTGAGCGTAATGAAGTCGACACGCTGCTTTTGGTGCGGGGAGGGGGCAGCCTCGAGGACCTCTGGAGCTTCAACGATGAGGCGCTGGCCCGCCTGATTGCGTCCAGCCCCATTCCCGTGATCAGCGGCGTTGGCCACGAAACCGATTTTACGATTGCCGATTTTGTGGCCGATTTGCGTGCGCCCACCCCCACGGCCGCGGCCGAGCTTTGCTGCCAGGCTCGCCAGGAGTGCCTGGCCCAGGTCCGGTCGGCGCTGGCGACGCTGACGGCACAGCAGCATCGCTTGCTGGAGCGTGCCGCCTTGCGGCTGGATCGGGCGGTGGCCATGCTGGCCTCGCCGCAGCAGCGCCTGGCGCAGCAGGGTGAGCGTTTGCAGGTTTTGATGAATCGTTTGGTGCGCGTGGCCACCGGTTTGTCCGAACGCCCCGCGGCGCGTCTGGGTCAGTTGCAAGGCCGCCTGGCTCACGCCGAACCCGACGTCGTTCGCCGACGGCATGATCTGGGCCAGTACGCCTCGCGCCTGTCGCGTTCCGGGCAAGGCATGCTGGTGCGGCAACAGGCGCGATTGGCGGCGGCCGCTCAAACCCTCGAAGCCTTGAATCCCAGAAAAATACTTGGCCGCGGCTACGCCATCGTGCGCAACCAGCAGGGTGCGTTGGTAAAAGATGCAAGTGCCTTGAGCCCCGGCGAGCATCTGCAGCTGGAATTGAGTCAAGGCGGAGCGGAGGTTGCGGTTCTGCAGGCACATGGACTAATCTAA
- a CDS encoding MotA/TolQ/ExbB proton channel family protein has translation MLEIIHEAGWPIWLLIATSVLGLALIIERFLSLRTKLILPPRLAAQVLELIRQRNDTPEAITKLAASSPLGRVLAEALLNRNDDEAYRTAAIEEVGKDVAHRLNRYLPALATIAVIAPLMGLFGTVVGMIEIFASYSPTGGDPAQLARGISMALYNTGFGIIIAIPALIFHRYFRSKVEHCLHQMEREASALNRMLAKKTQAGPEASR, from the coding sequence TTGCTCGAAATCATTCATGAAGCGGGCTGGCCGATATGGCTGCTCATTGCTACATCGGTGCTAGGCCTGGCATTGATTATCGAACGTTTCCTGTCCCTGCGCACGAAGCTGATTCTACCGCCGCGGCTTGCGGCCCAGGTCCTTGAGTTGATCCGGCAACGCAACGACACACCGGAGGCCATCACGAAGCTGGCCGCCAGTTCGCCTCTGGGCCGGGTACTGGCCGAAGCACTCCTAAACCGCAACGACGACGAGGCGTATCGCACTGCCGCCATCGAAGAGGTCGGCAAAGATGTGGCGCACCGCCTGAATCGCTACTTGCCCGCCCTGGCGACGATCGCCGTGATAGCCCCATTGATGGGCTTGTTTGGCACCGTGGTCGGCATGATCGAGATTTTCGCGTCATACAGCCCGACCGGCGGCGATCCGGCCCAACTGGCCCGAGGTATTTCGATGGCCTTGTATAACACCGGGTTTGGTATCATCATTGCCATTCCCGCCTTGATCTTTCACCGCTACTTCCGCTCGAAGGTCGAGCACTGCCTGCATCAGATGGAACGCGAAGCCAGTGCGTTAAATCGCATGCTGGCAAAGAAAACACAAGCCGGCCCGGAGGCCTCGCGATGA
- the clpA gene encoding ATP-dependent Clp protease ATP-binding subunit ClpA: MISEELEVSLHMAFVEARTARHEFITVEHLLLSLLDNVAAAEVLRACSANLDTLRQDLRKFIAENTPVFPGDDEVDTQPTLGFQRVIQRAIMHVSSGNSAKNTVTGANVLVAMYGEKDSHAVYYLLQQGVTRLDVVNFLSHGITKASEESPVEPVKQQIGNETEHKSDQQKSPLELYALDINAEARQGRIDPLIGREHEVERVIQVLCRRRKNNPLLVGEAGVGKTAIAEGLAWRITKGEVPDILANAEVYALDMGALLAGTKYRGDFEQRLKAVLKSLKDNANAVLFIDEIHTLIGAGSASGGTLDASNLLKPALSSGQLKCIGATTYNEYRGIFEKDHALARRFQKIDVAEPTVEQTIQILRGLKGHFEAHHGVRYSAAAITAAAELAARHINDRFLPDKAIDVIDEAGAAQRLLPRSRQKKLIGKAEVEATVAKIARIPPQSVSSDDRNKLATLDRDLKTVVFGQDAAIDALAGAIKMARSGLGRPDKPIGSFLFSGPTGVGKTEVARQLAFTLGIELLRFDMSEYMERHTVSRLIGAPPGYVGFDQGGLLTEAVSKQPHCVLLLDEIEKAHPDVFNILLQVMDHGTLTDNNGRKADFRNVIIVMTTNAGADTLNRASIGFASQTKVGDEMVDIKRMFTPEFRNRLDAIIGFTPLSREVILRVVDKFLMELEDQLHEKHVEVVFAQALRDHLAKEGFDPLMGARPMQRLIQDTIRRALADELLFGRLVGGGNVTVDLDEQGKVALSFTDKAVKPKAHPAVESEAELVD, from the coding sequence GTGATTTCCGAAGAGCTTGAAGTCAGCTTGCATATGGCCTTTGTAGAGGCCCGTACCGCAAGACACGAATTTATCACCGTAGAGCACTTGCTGCTCTCTTTGCTCGATAATGTCGCGGCAGCCGAGGTGCTGCGCGCCTGCTCCGCCAACCTCGATACTCTGCGCCAGGATCTGCGCAAGTTCATCGCTGAAAATACTCCGGTGTTTCCTGGCGACGACGAGGTCGACACCCAGCCCACGCTAGGTTTTCAGCGTGTGATTCAACGAGCGATCATGCATGTCTCGTCGGGTAATTCCGCCAAAAATACGGTCACCGGCGCCAATGTGCTGGTTGCCATGTACGGTGAAAAAGACTCACACGCTGTGTATTACCTGTTGCAGCAAGGGGTTACGCGCCTCGATGTCGTCAATTTTCTCTCGCATGGCATTACCAAGGCTTCCGAAGAATCTCCTGTCGAGCCCGTCAAGCAACAAATTGGCAACGAAACCGAACACAAGTCCGATCAGCAGAAATCGCCGTTGGAGCTTTACGCGCTCGACATCAATGCCGAGGCCAGACAGGGCCGGATCGATCCGCTGATCGGCCGCGAACACGAGGTCGAACGGGTCATACAGGTCCTGTGCCGCCGGCGCAAGAACAACCCCTTGCTGGTTGGCGAGGCCGGCGTCGGCAAGACTGCCATCGCCGAGGGTCTGGCGTGGCGTATTACCAAGGGCGAAGTGCCGGACATCCTGGCCAATGCCGAGGTGTATGCGCTCGACATGGGGGCTTTGCTGGCGGGTACCAAATACCGCGGGGATTTCGAGCAGCGTCTCAAGGCCGTGCTCAAATCCCTCAAGGACAACGCCAACGCAGTTCTGTTCATCGATGAAATTCACACCCTCATCGGTGCCGGTTCAGCCTCGGGCGGCACTCTGGATGCGTCCAATCTGCTTAAGCCGGCCTTGTCTTCGGGGCAGCTGAAATGCATAGGAGCCACTACCTATAACGAATATCGCGGTATTTTCGAAAAAGACCACGCGCTGGCGCGTCGTTTTCAAAAAATCGACGTGGCCGAACCTACCGTCGAACAGACGATACAAATCCTGCGCGGCCTGAAAGGGCACTTCGAGGCCCACCATGGGGTGCGGTATTCGGCTGCCGCAATCACAGCGGCCGCCGAACTGGCGGCAAGGCATATCAACGACCGGTTCCTGCCCGACAAGGCCATCGACGTCATCGACGAGGCGGGGGCGGCGCAGCGCCTTTTGCCGCGATCGCGGCAAAAGAAGTTGATAGGCAAGGCAGAGGTCGAGGCCACGGTGGCCAAGATTGCCCGCATACCGCCTCAAAGTGTGTCCAGCGACGACCGCAACAAGTTGGCTACGCTCGACCGCGATCTTAAAACGGTGGTGTTCGGCCAGGATGCGGCCATCGATGCGCTGGCCGGCGCCATCAAAATGGCGCGGTCCGGTTTGGGGCGGCCCGACAAGCCCATAGGTTCATTCCTGTTTTCGGGCCCCACGGGGGTTGGTAAAACCGAGGTGGCCCGTCAGTTGGCGTTTACGCTGGGCATCGAACTGCTGCGTTTCGATATGTCGGAATACATGGAGCGCCACACTGTATCGCGCCTGATAGGCGCTCCTCCGGGTTACGTGGGTTTCGATCAGGGCGGGTTGCTGACCGAGGCCGTCAGCAAACAGCCGCATTGCGTGCTGTTGCTCGACGAAATCGAAAAAGCGCATCCCGATGTCTTCAATATCCTGCTCCAGGTCATGGACCACGGTACGCTTACCGACAATAATGGCCGCAAAGCCGATTTCCGCAACGTCATTATTGTCATGACCACCAATGCGGGTGCCGACACGCTGAACCGCGCTTCCATTGGTTTTGCGTCGCAGACCAAGGTCGGCGACGAAATGGTCGATATCAAGCGCATGTTCACGCCTGAGTTCCGTAACCGTCTCGATGCCATTATTGGCTTTACGCCCTTGTCGCGCGAAGTCATTCTGCGTGTCGTCGACAAGTTCCTCATGGAGCTCGAAGACCAGTTGCACGAAAAACACGTCGAAGTCGTGTTTGCGCAGGCCCTGCGCGATCACCTGGCCAAAGAGGGTTTCGATCCCCTGATGGGCGCTCGCCCCATGCAAAGGCTTATCCAGGACACCATACGCCGGGCGCTGGCCGACGAACTGCTGTTCGGGCGGCTGGTTGGCGGCGGTAATGTTACGGTCGATCTCGATGAGCAAGGCAAGGTTGCACTGTCTTTCACCGACAAGGCGGTTAAACCCAAAGCGCACCCTGCTGTCGAGTCGGAAGCCGAGCTCGTCGATTGA
- the clpS gene encoding ATP-dependent Clp protease adapter ClpS, with protein MAIQTENQRDTVLDRQASKLAPPPLYQVVLLNDDYTPMEFVVNVLQRIFGKNEDEAARIMLLVHHEGRGVCGVFPRDIAATRVEMVRQMARARQHPLQCVMEPAPDA; from the coding sequence ATGGCTATTCAAACCGAAAACCAGCGTGATACAGTGCTTGACAGGCAGGCCAGCAAGCTGGCCCCGCCCCCGCTGTACCAGGTTGTCCTGCTGAACGACGACTACACGCCCATGGAGTTCGTTGTCAATGTCCTGCAACGAATTTTTGGTAAAAATGAAGATGAGGCCGCGCGCATCATGCTGCTTGTGCACCATGAGGGGCGCGGCGTATGCGGAGTGTTCCCGCGAGACATCGCCGCCACTCGCGTGGAAATGGTCCGGCAAATGGCGCGTGCCCGCCAGCACCCTTTGCAATGCGTCATGGAGCCCGCTCCGGATGCTTGA
- the lpxK gene encoding tetraacyldisaccharide 4'-kinase produces the protein MRPPLFFTQALQGLWRSKGIASTLLLPLSWLAGHYVKRKQQRYRQGTRRGASSPHPVIVVGNLYVGGTGKTPVVLALIHALQARGWRPGIISRGYGGHAGNEARTGHGQLDPREFGDEPSLIAANGNVPVAVHSVRALALHALEQHYPDVNLIIADDGLQHLALARDIEIVVQDARGLGNGRMLPAGPLREPASRLASVDYLITNLTAGQDVPAPLALATRQLTMRLHPDSVRHLISGEKLAWNDWRERYRHASLGAMAGIGHPARFFAMLQECGLDLDKTVAMPDHDPYTRSPFEQLDTDLILITAKDAVKCMHFQDERLWAVDVLPQFSESDWLDELHRKLSLIAEAKSRQPCGVE, from the coding sequence TTGAGACCGCCGCTTTTCTTTACACAGGCCTTGCAGGGGCTCTGGCGCAGCAAAGGGATCGCCAGCACGCTGCTGCTGCCCCTGTCCTGGCTGGCCGGTCATTACGTCAAGCGCAAACAGCAACGCTATAGGCAAGGCACCCGACGCGGCGCCTCATCGCCCCACCCCGTGATTGTCGTCGGCAATCTCTACGTCGGGGGAACCGGCAAGACTCCAGTCGTGCTGGCCCTGATTCACGCGCTGCAGGCTCGTGGATGGCGGCCGGGAATCATCAGCCGAGGCTACGGCGGCCATGCCGGGAATGAGGCCAGAACAGGCCACGGGCAACTCGACCCACGTGAATTCGGCGACGAACCATCGCTGATTGCGGCAAACGGCAATGTGCCCGTTGCCGTGCACTCCGTGCGAGCCTTGGCGCTGCATGCGCTGGAACAGCACTATCCCGATGTAAATCTCATTATCGCCGACGATGGCCTGCAACACCTGGCTCTGGCGCGAGACATTGAAATCGTCGTGCAGGACGCACGCGGCCTGGGCAACGGCCGGATGCTGCCCGCCGGCCCCCTGCGCGAGCCTGCCAGCCGCCTGGCCAGCGTCGATTACCTGATTACCAACCTGACCGCGGGCCAAGATGTCCCAGCGCCGCTTGCCCTAGCCACCCGCCAACTGACAATGCGACTGCACCCGGATAGCGTGCGCCATCTGATCTCGGGCGAAAAGCTCGCGTGGAACGATTGGCGTGAGCGCTATCGCCATGCTTCCCTTGGGGCGATGGCGGGCATCGGCCACCCTGCGCGCTTTTTTGCCATGCTGCAAGAATGCGGCCTCGATCTCGATAAAACGGTAGCCATGCCGGATCACGATCCCTACACGCGCTCTCCCTTCGAGCAACTCGATACGGATCTGATCCTGATCACGGCCAAGGACGCGGTAAAGTGCATGCATTTTCAAGACGAACGCCTGTGGGCTGTCGATGTCCTTCCGCAATTTTCCGAATCGGACTGGCTCGACGAATTGCACAGGAAACTCAGTCTGATTGCCGAGGCAAAGTCCCGCCAGCCCTGCGGCGTGGAATAA
- the pcaF gene encoding 3-oxoadipyl-CoA thiolase: MTTQAFICDATRTPFGRYGGALAPVRTDDLAAAPLKALVQRNPGVDWARLDDALFGCANQAGEDNRNVARMATLLAGLPVDVPGGTINRLCGSGLDALGTAARAIRAGDAQFILAGGVESMSRAPFVMGKAESAFSRSAAIYDTTIGWRFVNKLLKAQYGIDSMPETAENVAVQFKVSREDQDLFALASQTKTAAAQKAGVFASEITPVVIPQKKGDPVVVDTDEHPRQTTLEALARLKPIVRPDGTITAGNASGVNDGACALLVASEAMAKAQGLVPRARVVAMATAGVEPRIMGIGPAPATQKVLALAGLTIDQMDVIELNEAFAAQGLAVMRLLGIADNDPRVNPGGGAIALGHPLGASGARLAITAVNQLHRTGGRYALCTMCIGVGQGIAVVLERV, from the coding sequence ATGACAACTCAAGCATTTATTTGCGACGCTACTCGCACTCCCTTTGGCCGCTATGGCGGCGCTCTGGCTCCGGTTCGCACCGATGACTTGGCCGCGGCGCCGCTCAAGGCCCTGGTCCAGCGCAATCCCGGCGTCGATTGGGCTCGTCTCGACGACGCTCTGTTCGGCTGTGCCAACCAGGCGGGCGAAGATAACCGTAATGTGGCTCGCATGGCCACCCTGCTGGCTGGCTTGCCGGTCGATGTTCCCGGCGGCACGATCAATCGCCTGTGCGGCTCAGGCCTCGATGCGCTGGGCACAGCCGCTCGCGCCATACGTGCCGGCGACGCGCAGTTCATATTGGCCGGCGGCGTCGAAAGCATGAGCCGGGCACCGTTTGTCATGGGCAAGGCCGAGTCGGCTTTTTCGCGCAGCGCCGCCATTTACGACACCACTATAGGCTGGCGTTTTGTAAACAAGCTGCTCAAAGCCCAATATGGCATCGATTCCATGCCGGAAACAGCCGAGAACGTTGCCGTCCAATTCAAGGTGTCCCGCGAAGACCAGGATCTTTTCGCTTTGGCCAGCCAGACCAAAACAGCGGCGGCTCAAAAGGCGGGCGTGTTTGCCTCCGAGATCACGCCGGTCGTGATTCCCCAAAAAAAGGGCGATCCTGTGGTGGTCGATACCGACGAGCATCCCCGCCAAACCACGCTCGAAGCCCTGGCTCGCCTCAAGCCCATCGTACGTCCCGATGGCACCATCACGGCTGGCAATGCTTCGGGCGTCAACGACGGCGCGTGCGCCTTGCTGGTGGCTTCCGAGGCGATGGCCAAGGCGCAGGGGCTGGTGCCGCGTGCGCGGGTGGTTGCCATGGCAACGGCCGGCGTCGAGCCGCGCATCATGGGTATAGGGCCGGCCCCCGCTACGCAGAAAGTGCTGGCGCTTGCGGGCCTGACAATAGATCAAATGGATGTGATCGAGCTGAATGAAGCTTTTGCCGCTCAGGGGCTTGCCGTCATGCGCCTGCTTGGCATTGCCGACAACGACCCGCGCGTCAATCCCGGCGGCGGCGCCATTGCCTTGGGCCACCCATTGGGGGCCAGCGGCGCACGGCTGGCTATTACCGCGGTCAATCAATTGCATCGGACCGGCGGCCGCTATGCGCTGTGCACCATGTGCATAGGGGTGGGTCAGGGCATCGCCGTGGTGCTGGAGCGGGTTTAA
- a CDS encoding cold-shock protein has product MSDSTTTSAPGDTQKLTGTVKWFNDAKGFGFITPDNGGEDLFAHFSSIQMNGFKTLKEGQKVAFEIAQGPKGKQALNITAA; this is encoded by the coding sequence ATGTCAGATTCAACCACAACCTCCGCTCCTGGGGATACCCAAAAGCTAACGGGGACCGTTAAATGGTTTAACGACGCCAAAGGTTTCGGCTTTATTACCCCCGATAACGGTGGCGAAGATCTCTTCGCTCACTTTTCATCCATACAAATGAACGGTTTCAAAACGCTCAAAGAAGGCCAGAAAGTCGCGTTCGAAATTGCTCAAGGCCCAAAGGGGAAACAAGCTCTCAACATTACGGCTGCCTAG
- the sodB gene encoding superoxide dismutase produces the protein MAHTLPPLPYALDALAPHISKETLEFHYGKHHQSYVTNLNNLIAGTEFESASLEDTVKKASGGVFNNAAQIWNHTFYWNSLSPNGGGEPAGKLLDAINAKWGSAAAFKEAFSKSAAGNFGSGWTWLVKKADGSLDIVNTSNAATPLTTADVPLLTCDVWEHAYYIDYRNARPKYLENFWNLVNWKFAATNLG, from the coding sequence ATGGCACACACGCTTCCCCCTCTTCCTTATGCGCTGGACGCCCTGGCTCCGCATATTTCGAAAGAAACCCTCGAATTTCATTACGGCAAGCACCACCAGTCGTATGTCACCAATCTGAATAACCTGATCGCCGGAACCGAATTCGAATCGGCATCGCTCGAAGATACCGTGAAAAAGGCGTCGGGCGGTGTATTCAATAATGCGGCGCAAATCTGGAACCATACGTTCTACTGGAACAGCTTGTCGCCCAATGGCGGCGGCGAACCGGCCGGCAAGCTGTTGGATGCGATCAATGCCAAATGGGGCAGCGCAGCCGCCTTCAAAGAGGCTTTCAGCAAATCGGCCGCGGGCAACTTTGGTTCAGGCTGGACCTGGCTGGTCAAAAAGGCAGATGGCTCGCTCGATATCGTTAACACCAGCAACGCCGCAACGCCCCTCACCACAGCCGATGTTCCGCTGCTGACCTGTGACGTCTGGGAGCACGCGTACTACATCGATTACCGCAATGCCCGCCCCAAGTATCTGGAAAATTTCTGGAACCTGGTCAATTGGAAGTTTGCCGCAACCAATCTCGGCTAA
- a CDS encoding DUF192 domain-containing protein, with product MSDSYTFTGPSGPVSFICAALLSSCLLCGPARSQSLLLLPTTELTVGAQPVQAEIAATEASREQGLMYRQSLLPDHGMLFVFERAEQQCFWMKNTLLPLSIAFIAANGKILNIADMQPQTEDAHCPSGPILYALEMQQGWFAEHRIQAGQAVLGLPKKP from the coding sequence ATGTCTGATTCGTATACGTTCACGGGGCCCTCGGGCCCCGTTTCTTTCATTTGCGCCGCATTGCTAAGCAGCTGCCTGCTGTGCGGCCCGGCCCGTTCGCAATCCCTGCTGCTTCTGCCCACCACCGAACTCACCGTCGGCGCGCAGCCGGTACAAGCCGAAATCGCCGCCACGGAAGCCAGCCGCGAGCAAGGTCTGATGTATCGGCAATCGCTGCTTCCCGATCACGGCATGCTGTTCGTATTCGAGCGGGCCGAGCAGCAATGCTTCTGGATGAAAAACACTCTTCTGCCGCTGTCGATCGCTTTCATCGCGGCAAACGGCAAAATTCTGAACATCGCCGATATGCAGCCGCAAACCGAAGATGCGCATTGTCCATCGGGGCCGATTTTATATGCGCTGGAAATGCAGCAAGGCTGGTTCGCCGAGCACCGCATACAGGCTGGGCAGGCTGTCTTGGGCCTGCCCAAAAAACCCTAG
- a CDS encoding biopolymer transporter ExbD — protein MNFRPYPSSDEPEINLIPLIDVLLVILIFLTATTSFTRLSQLKISLPQAQAEAVDTTAINIAISQEGIYALDGQLLSGQNTEDIVQALVSAARNKNDPVLVINADAQSTHESVVRVMEAAQLAHISRVNFATRSSP, from the coding sequence ATGAATTTCCGCCCATATCCGTCCAGCGACGAGCCGGAAATCAATCTGATTCCCCTGATCGACGTACTGCTGGTCATTCTGATATTTTTGACCGCCACGACCTCGTTTACGCGACTAAGCCAGCTCAAGATCTCGCTTCCACAGGCACAAGCCGAAGCGGTGGACACAACGGCCATCAATATCGCCATCAGCCAGGAAGGCATCTATGCCCTCGACGGACAATTGCTGTCCGGCCAAAACACCGAAGATATCGTCCAGGCACTGGTTTCGGCAGCGCGCAACAAAAACGACCCGGTACTGGTAATCAACGCCGATGCGCAAAGCACGCACGAGTCGGTGGTGCGCGTCATGGAAGCCGCGCAGCTGGCGCATATCAGCCGGGTTAACTTTGCAACCCGCAGTTCCCCTTGA